A single Anopheles maculipalpis chromosome 3RL, idAnoMacuDA_375_x, whole genome shotgun sequence DNA region contains:
- the LOC126563421 gene encoding chymotrypsin inhibitor-like, translating to MRAIFALLIVAVFAFLGVLAQKPNCGENEVFQRCGTACERTCSNGEEWDKPCKLPCVDKCFCQDGFLRNGDGNCVRAWRCNPNL from the exons ATGCGCGCCATCTTCGCCCTGCTCATCGTCGCGGTCTTCGCCTTCCTGGGAGTTTTGG CTCAAAAACCCAACTGTGGTGAGAACGAAGTCTTCCAGCGATGTGGTACCGCTTGCGAGCGCACGTGCAGCAACGGTGAGGAATGGGACAAACCATGCAAGCTGCCATGCGTTGACAAGTGCTTCTGCCAGGATGGTTTCTTGCGCAACGGAGACGGCAACTGTGTCCGTGCCTGGCGTTGCAATCCCAACCTGTAA
- the LOC126563655 gene encoding syntaxin-6: MEDPFFVVKDEVFKALNKTRGLYIRWRELNDAHSGGSTAEADWTTTELKNSLRSIEWDLEDLEDTISIVEKNPSKFKIDNRELSSRRHFIDATRDEVKSMKDRMSISRNRDQDITARQPLLDNVESSPAQHCNKNYINNNSIISNGGVAVLTGNGTGHNNNNNSLNCNLNNNSQVVNNLNLAETGKHLISSAGAAMASRHSGAKYSKLENNLDDSPSHYVPSSSGGAVLDSSSSRFVEDTLATQHRILVGQDEQLDIISDSIGTLKTVSRQIGIELDEQAVMLDEFGNELEQTDSKLDATMKKVAKVLHMSNDRRQWTAIVVLSIALVVVIIIYIIL, from the exons ATGGAAGATCCATTTTTCGTGGTGAAAGA CGAAGTATTCAAAGCATTGAATAAAACCCGTGGGCTCTATATTCGCTGGCGCGAGCTAAACGATGCACATTCTGGTGGTTCCACTGCCGAGGCCGACTGGACAACAACCGAACTGAAAAACTCGCTACGCAGCATCGAATGGGATTTGGAGGATCTAGAGGACACTATCA GTATTGTAGAGAAAAATCCAAGCAAATTTAAGATCGACAACCGGGAGCTTTCCAGCCGACGGCATTTCATCGACGCGACCCGGGATGAGGTGAAATCGATGAAAGATCGTATGAGCATTAGCCGCAACCGGGATCAGGACATAACCGCTCGCCAACCGCTGCTCGATAACGTCGAATCGTCACCAGCGCAGCACTGCAACAAGAactacatcaacaacaacagcatcataTCAAACGGTGGTGTCGCCGTACTGACCGGAAACGGCACCGggcacaacaacaataacaactcGTTAAACTGCAACCTGAACAACAACAGTCAGGTGGTGAACAATTTAAATCTTGCCGAAACCGGTAAACATCTCATCAGTTCGGCCGGTGCTGCAATGGCTTCGAGACACAGCGGGGCAAAGTACTCCAAGCTGGAGAACAATCTGGACGATAGTCCGAGCCACTACGTACCGTCATCGTCTGGTGGTGCGGTACTTGATTCTAGCTCGAGCCGGTTCGTGGAGGATACGTTGGCAACGCAGCACAGAATTTTGGTGGGACAGGATGAGCAGTTGGATATAATAAGCGATTCGATTGGGACGCTAAAGACGGTTTCCCGCCAGATCGGCATTGAGCTGGATGAACAGGCTGT AATGCTCGACGAATTTGGCAATGAACTGGAGCAAACGGATTCGAAGCTGGACGCTACCATGAAAAAGGTGGCGAAAGTGTTACACATGTCCAATG ATCGACGACAGTGGACGGCAATCGTAGTACTATCGATAGCACTGGTAGTTGTGATAATTATTTACATCATCCTTTAA